A genome region from Gammaproteobacteria bacterium includes the following:
- a CDS encoding FAD-dependent oxidoreductase has product MTSTDALVIGGGIAGASIAYALSEHMDVLLVEQESTLAYHTTGRSAAQYFENYGAQGARSLTKASRSFLEHPPEGLVDWPLMTPRGALIVGREDQRDAINAAAELGNATNSQIRLVGAEEVVAMVPVLRSPHAVAGVWEPGAAELDVAALHQAFIRGARRNGSQIRTSAPATRFTRQSGQWVVTVGDEEVRARFIMNAAGAWGDVVATRAGVRPIGLTAHRRTVFMASGVEGSRLWPLVVNVGDEYYFKPDGEQILCSLSDESPSEPCDARPVDLDIALAIERINEATTLNIRSVRSSWAGLRTFADDREMVIGFDPDVEGFFWYVGQGGTGIQTSPAAATLAAGLIVEGAVPKRLLEFGVDASVMNPGRLRR; this is encoded by the coding sequence ATGACCTCGACTGATGCTCTCGTCATTGGCGGTGGCATAGCCGGCGCATCGATTGCGTACGCTCTATCGGAGCACATGGACGTGCTTCTCGTCGAGCAGGAGTCAACGCTCGCATATCACACAACCGGGCGGTCGGCTGCCCAGTACTTCGAAAACTACGGTGCCCAAGGTGCCCGTTCGTTGACGAAGGCAAGTCGGTCCTTCCTGGAGCATCCCCCAGAGGGCCTCGTCGACTGGCCGCTCATGACACCACGAGGAGCGCTGATCGTTGGGCGTGAAGACCAACGTGATGCGATCAATGCAGCCGCCGAGCTCGGGAACGCGACCAACTCCCAGATTCGGCTGGTGGGGGCTGAAGAAGTCGTCGCGATGGTTCCCGTTCTCCGTTCGCCTCATGCAGTGGCGGGCGTGTGGGAGCCGGGGGCGGCCGAGTTGGACGTTGCTGCTCTGCATCAGGCTTTCATCCGTGGAGCAAGGCGCAACGGGAGCCAGATCCGGACATCGGCACCAGCCACGAGGTTCACGAGGCAGAGTGGCCAGTGGGTGGTGACGGTGGGCGATGAAGAGGTCCGCGCCCGGTTCATCATGAACGCGGCCGGAGCATGGGGTGATGTCGTGGCGACGAGAGCCGGCGTGCGGCCGATTGGTCTGACCGCCCACCGCCGAACCGTCTTCATGGCTTCGGGTGTCGAGGGTTCCCGGCTCTGGCCCCTCGTCGTCAACGTTGGAGACGAGTACTACTTCAAGCCGGATGGCGAGCAGATTCTGTGTTCCCTCTCAGATGAGTCTCCATCCGAGCCTTGCGATGCGCGTCCTGTCGATCTCGATATCGCTCTCGCAATCGAGCGGATCAACGAAGCCACGACGCTGAATATCCGCTCTGTCCGTTCCTCCTGGGCCGGGCTCCGGACCTTCGCCGACGACCGGGAGATGGTGATCGGGTTTGATCCGGATGTCGAAGGGTTCTTTTGGTATGTTGGCCAGGGGGGAACGGGTATTCAGACGTCCCCCGCCGCCGCGACGTTGGCTGCCGGACTCATCGTCGAAGGTGCGGTGCCAAAACGGCTACTCGAGTTTGGTGTCGATGCGTCGGTGATGAACCCGGGACGTCTGCGCCGATGA